DNA sequence from the Micromonas commoda chromosome 7, complete sequence genome:
GTGAGCACCGCGCACATCGCCCGGACGTCCTCCATCTTCGGCGGGGAGTGGCCCATGGGAGTCGCGGTGGGATTGTAGGGTATGAGGTtcacgatgacgtcgcggtggcgcatCAGCTCTCCGAGCTCCCTCGCGCACTCCGTCGTGTCGTTCACCCCGCCCAGGACGCAGTACTCGATCATCGTGCGAACCTTCGGACCTGTGGCGAGGtactcgtcgagggcggagAGTATATCCGGGAGCTtgtacgccgtcgcggtggggACGATCTTCTCGCGCAAGCGTTGGTTCGGGGCGTGCAGCGACAGCGCGAGGCACACCCCCGGGGCGTCCCTCACGAGCCTGCGCATCttggggacgacgccgactgTGGACACGGTGACTCTCgacggggcgagcgcgaacgcgttcgGGTCCGTCATGGGACCGATGGCGccaacgacggcgtcgtagTTGTTCAGGGGCTCGCCCATGCCCATGAACACCAGGTTACGCACCCCGTGCGCCGTCCCGGACACCCTTCGAAGCCCCGCGCCGGTTCCGTCGTCGTTGAACAGCCTGTTCGCGTGCACGAGCTGCTCCAAGATCTCCCCCGACGTGAGGTTGCCCAGCTCGCCCAGGGTGCCCGTCGCGCAGAACGTGCATCCCATCTTGCACCCGACCTGGGACGAGACGCACAGCGTGACCCGCCCCTTGTCGTGCCGCATCACCACGCTCTCCACCCTGTGCCCGTCCTGGAGCTCCACCACCATCTTGGTCGTGCTGCCATCCTTGGAGGTTTGGCAAtcggcgatcgtcgtcgtgatGAGCGCGAACCGTTCCGGGATCTGGTCGCGGGCGAACTTGGGTATCCCGGGGACGCGGGACTCGGAGAGAttcacggcgtcgaggccggcctcggcgtcgcgcacggcggcgtgcagGATGGCGCGGCAGTgcttcgcggcggcatccttGCGCTTCGGACCGAGGCCGTCCTCCAGGaacgccacgagcgcggaccTGTCGAAGAGGGAGGTCCGCGTGAGCTTCCTCGCGGGAGCCATGGCGCCGGAACGACGGGAGTCGACGCTGGGAGGTCCTCGGTCAGTGCTCGtccggtcgccgccggtcgcggggtggcccacccgcgcccctcgcgtgtGGCGTCCGGGGCTGGCGCGTGGACTCCGAAAGTTTtagtcggcggcgggcgccgtcggcggcgtgaatCGCGTCTGGAGACGGAAATCTCTCTCGCGCACAAGCAGGGGCGCGCAggggcaccgcggcgcaaTCCGCTCATCGAACGTCGGTGGCCGGGTGCGATACGAacaccgcgtcgcggacgtcccgttgaccctccgcgggcgcgctaACCCCTCTTCCTGGTTCACAGAGCGTCGACCGAGTCGGAGGAGGAagggtcgccgtcgatccctAGCTGGAAAAAGCGCGATGGCCGAGGCTGCCATACTTGAGCAGTGCAGGCTGCATCCCGAGGGCATTCCCGACCAGGACCTCGCGCAAAAGATCTCGCACATCCCCGTGAATGACCGCGCGCAGGCTATCAACTCCCTGCTCTCCAGCCGCAAGCTTCAAATATACAAGGATGGCGACACCATCGTCTACAGGATGGTCATGCAGGAGGAAGCGGTGAAGTTTCGGGGGCTCGCCTCGGAGGATCTCCTCGTCTACCAGATTATCCAGCAGAGCGGCAACAGCGGCATATGGACGAAAGAGCTCAAGCAGCGGAGCAAcctggcgcaggcgcagatCACGAAGATCTTCAAGTCCCTCGAGTCGAGGAAGCTCATCAAGGCTGTCAAGAGCGTGTCGCAGCAAAACAGAAAAGTGTACATGCTCTACGAGTTGGAGCCCAGTCGCGAAATCACCGGCGGGGCGTGGTACACGGAGCACGAGTACGACGCCGAGTTCATCAACGTCCTGCGCGAGCAGTGCGAGAAGTTCATCGTGGGCCAGGGGAAGGTCACGCTGGACCAGGTGTCCGATTTCGTGAAGAAGACGAAGCTGTCGCACGTGGAGCTCGGAAAAGAGGAGGTGCTGCAGATCGTGAACACGCTCGTGTACGACGGCAAGGTGGATCAGTTCGACGAGCACGAGAAAGGAGAgggggacgcggacgacgccaagggggacggggacgtgggGAATGACGAGAGGGACTACGGGGACGGCGAGAAGGTGACCTATTACGTACCGGCGGCGTACCCGGTGCCTGAAAAATCAGCCTTTACGTCGGTGCCGTGCGGGGTGTGCCCGGTGTTCAACGAGTGCCGCCCCGGGGGTTTGATCTCTCCGGAGACGTGCGTGTACATGGAGGAGTGGCTCGGACTGGGAATGGACCCCGTCGACTCTTAGCTAGCCGACCGTGTTCTTAGCCTTTCATCTCAACCGACGACACGACGCGACCCCCCTAGTAGCTAGGTGGCGCCGAGATTAACGTTAGCGCTAtttccccggcgcggcggtcaacGCGCGAACCGCCAGGATCaggaacgcgagcgagtGAAGCGAGAGGACGTACACGATCATCGCGCTCCTCCACCCGCCGCTCCTGCGCAGGTGCCtccccgcctccgcgctgagcgcgtcgacccgcccgGCCACGACGCGGACCCGTCTGCGAAAGCCGATCCGTCCCGGGGTATCCGCGGGGTTCGACCTATAatcgccagctgtgtcgccccccgcgccgcgccgcttgagccccccgcgccccaaCACGCCGAcaccgaacgacgacgaccccgcgccgccgcccccccgaccgccccccgccgcgcgctgaagCACCGTCGCCAGTTTCGCCTCCAACTCTGACTTTTCCGTCTCGAGCGAGACGACTTGCGCGCGCTTcctcgccagctgtgcgttCACGTCCGCcatgcgacgcgcgtggtcccgctcccgctcctcctTACCCCTTCCGCGGGGGGATGACGAGGatgcctcccgcgcctccctcgcgcgtcgctcgcgagccgccagccgcgccgcctcctcctcggcggcggccaccgccgcgcggagctcgtcgagtcTTCTCGCGGTTTTGTCATCcgtcgagcacctcgaggagccaccgtcgagggcgtcctccgcctcctccgcgcgcgccgcctccgcctccgccgcctccgccgccgcctccgcctcttccgcctcgcgcgtgagCCCCAGCTCGAGTTTTCCCGCCGCGGTAACGTctgcctcggcggcttcggcctccgccgtcctctccctcgtcgcccgcgtcgcatCCTCGAGCATCGCGTCGTACTCGACGGAGTCGTCGGTCATGTGCCGCGCTCGGCTTTCGGCCTGCGACCTGGtcatcgcgtgcgcggcgcgctcgcgctccagctcgcgttcgagccccgtcgcctcgtccgtcgcgtccgactcttcgcgatcgcgcaccccgatctcgtccgcgagtCGCGATTCCGCCTCGTCCcttcgcgccaccgccgcgctcgacgccgcctccgccgcctcgagctccgtcAGCGTCGCATCGAGGTCCGCCTTActctcgcgtccgccgtcggcgctcgagggTGCGGTCCACTCGCCGAGCCtggtcgcgagcgcgcgtatcgcgtcggcggtgtcgAACGCGGAAGGGTccgtggcgagctcgtcgggttccgcctcgcgcgcgacgccgcgttcgaccgccaccttggcggcgagggcgtccaccTTGTGCACCGCGGTCTCCAGCCCGGACAAACCCTTCTCCAGGAACTGCATGGCGGAACTGCGTCGGGGTCAGACCCCGGGGCTTCGCGCCTCGTCGGAGTGGTTGCCGATCAACGGGAGGGCGCTTTGTTGTTTGCTCATAAACTCTACACGGGTGACGTTTACGTCGGGTGGCTACTGGGCTACTAGCTGGCTGCTACGCGCGCGGCTTCCTGGAGTCGCTTGACGTGGGCGTACGCCTCCTTCAGCTCatcctccctctcctccgcctccgcgtccatctccgcccgcgcgcggacgtgtTCGCGCACCTCCACTCGCAGCAACTCCAGCTCCCTCcgctcgtcatcgtccagCGCTCCCGCGAGCCTTCCCCGcttcgcgcccgacgcgcggtcgccatcctcgcgcgccatcgcgtccagtCGACCCCTgctctcgccgaggagcaACGCGACGtggtcctccgccgcggtgaggtgGCGCAACGCGTCGCTCCTGCGCGAGTCGTCCGCCAACCGCGTCCTCGCATCGTCCCTCTCTCGCGACTCCCGCAACTCCGCAACCGTCGTCTTGAGCGTgtgcgcctcgcgtcgcagcgcggcgttgtcggcgccgaggcgcgcgatctCGGCCCGCGCGTGCTTGAGGGCCTCGAACGGCTCCATCatgctcgcgccgccgcccgcgtgggcgggttcggcgtcgAAAACACCGCGCGCCATGACGCTTTGCGCGCGCCGAacgaccccgtcgcccggGCCCCCCTCCAACCTCAACGGTTCGTTGCGCTCTCTCGAGCCTCCCTCCGAGCTGGAGTTTGCTGACTGGACGCGACCTCTCGCATCTCAGGACATTTCActctcgcgccgcgcacgcaCGCCGCCAACCTTCTCAAAACTCTCAAACGCAAGCGAAACCATGTCCGGGGACAAGAttctcctcgcgggcgccgccatgAACGGCCTCTACGGCCTCCAGATCTTCAGCGACCAGGATAAGGCTGCCGGTGCGTGGGAATAACTCCCGCCCGAATTGCTGCGCTTTTGAAAAACCCACCTCCCATTTGCGACAATGCTGACTCCTTCCCCCGCCCGACAGAGACGTTCTACGGCCAGACCAAGCCCGCCCAGTCCGAGAAGGGCGTCGGCCAGTGGCTCGGCTTCTCTAacctcgccagcgcggccatgctcgcggtcgtcgccaacACCACGGACGAGAACACCAAGACCAACGTCAAGAAGGTCATGATTGGCGTATCCCTCGCCGGGGCTCTCATTGCGAAGAACCAGGTGGACGAATTCGGCTTCGACAAGAAGCAGTCGGACATGGCGAtcggcgccaacctcgccctcgcggccgtcgcggccagGGACGTCTTCGGCGAGAAGAAGTGAGCGCTAACGCGCTGACGCCcaccgggggcggggggccGAAGGACGACCAAGCAGCAAGAAGCGGCGTTGTTAACCCCTCGATATCATATCATAACGCTATCGCCGGAGAAAGAGATCCGAAGAAGAAAAAACACTCGACACTTACGAGCACGGGCGCAGCTTGCTGTTGCCGTGTCCGAACGGGTTGTCGTCCTTGAACTCGTCCCAGCTCCGCGCCTTCGCCAGATCCCGCTCCTCCCGTTCCTCCTGCGTCATCTCCgactcctcccgcgccctccgcgccgcgttctcaGCCTGCGCGCGTTGCCTCTCCATCATCTCGCGGTGCTCAATCTCGCCAGCCTGCTCCACCGTCATCGTGGGGAGGACGTGCGACGGGCGGAACACCTCGGACCTGATCCGCtccgcgctccgcgccgaaCCCCCCGCGACCCCCGTCCCGTACATCCTCCGAAGGGACTCCATCAGCTCCGGGGGAACCGACGCTGTTTGTTGACCCGTCGGTTGACCCCCGATTGATGACGCGCTCCCGTTGGATGCGTCGTGGAAAcccgggacgacggcgccgtccggCATCAGGGTGTAGACCCCCCGTCCCGCCCTCGCGTTCACGCCGCCCGCCCTCGGCCGccccgccggccgcgccgccgcgagctcgtcccgcgccgcgatcaTCTCCAGCTCCCGCGCCAGGTGATCCAGATTATCCAGCGatttcgcgacggcgtcctcgatgaGGAGCGTCCACCGCTCTcgctcctcgacctcgtcctcgggggaggcgtccgggtcctcgtcgtcccagtCCGCGTTGAGCagggcctcctcggcgcgacgtcttcgcgtgacgtccagctcctcgagccgGGCCCTGATGGCTCGTTCCCGTCGAAACCTGGCCACCTtgtccgccctcgccgttcCCGGGTCTGCGTTTTGCGCCCCTGGGCCCCGCTTCAGCCCCTCCCTTTGCCGCTTCGCCTCCGGGGTGAGGAGGTCGTGGACCTCGCACCTGCGCAGGAACgcttcgagcgcgtcggcggcttcggcggcgaacggcgccctGGCGGCCGGGTTCGGGGCGCGGGTCCTGGAcacgacctcggcgaggtaAAACTCGCACAGCACGTACTTCAGATCCGACGTGGCGATGTCGTCGAGGACTTCGTTGGCGCTgaggacgcccgcgcggtccgcctggagcgccgcctgcctcagcgcggcggcagcctgcgAGATCTCGTCCTGGTAGGAGGTGCGACGTTGGGGCGTGGATCGTCAGCGGCtggcttcgacgacgcggagatcgTAAACCTAGGGAGAGCTCGAGACGGCACCCCGGGCGCTCTGGGCGGGGTTGGGGGGGGAACGGGGGGCACTCACGTCGTCCACGGAGGTGGACTGGAGGCGCGTGTACACGTCGAGACCCCGCGCGAAGTTCTGCGCGAGCGGGAGCTCCTCGGGGTTGGAcatcctcggccgcggcgtcgggctcgggccCCCGCCGGCTCGGAACGAAGTGATGATCTgcggcatcgtcgcctcGGCCGAGTTGCCAAGCCTGACTGTCAATTTTTTcgacgcggggcgacggggacgatgggggacgagggggcggcggtgtaCAACTGCCTCCTCTGCGACAGCTACGCCCTGGTGatcctcggcatcctccccGACAGGAAGCTGGCGAGGGGGACCAAGGGTCGGGGCGCGTACGAGGACCTCCTGGAGGAGTTTCAGCTCGCAAAGTGCGGTGGGCCGGGAGGGACGAATAGAGTGATGATGCTGCCCTGTCCCACGTGCAACGCCTTCGCTAACCGGTACGAGCTGGACCAggtggcgcacggcgagTTCCTCCGACAGGGCATGGCGGTCCTCACGCCGAGCTTCCTGGTGTCCTTCGAGGACGGGCAATCCCAGCCCCTGTAccgcgacgagaacgcggGGAACGACGGCAAACCGCGTTGGAGGCTGTGTCAGGGCGTCGGACCCGCGGGGCTGGAGCTGGACAGGAGCCGCACGGGGCGGATCCACAAGCCGAGCCTGGCGCCGTTCGGCGTCGACATCAGGCCCCTGACCCTGCCGGAGCAGCTGCGGGGACCGAGGGAGCTGTCGGAGGCTGTGCACGAGGCGTGCGCCTTCGCCGAAGCGATGCACGTCGAGTCGgaagacccgcgcgcggcgttgacgcgGTGGGTtagggcgacgggcgagcgcgcgggggtgacggGGGGGGCCCGGCCGGTGTTGGAGAACTggggggaggcgcgcgcggcgatggaggtcACGGACGAGACCGCGAGGTACATGGACGAGGTGGTTCGGGAGCGGATGATCCGGGAGATGGGCGCATTTTAGCAATTTTAAGAGTTTagcagcggcgacgactggcggcggcgaacgtcaGACTGTCGAGTCGGGTAACACTTAAGATCTTAAGATGTTACGGTGACTTCCTTAACCGGTGGTCGTATGCTACACCCCCGGGCCGTGATGTCACGCCGGGGTGGAAAAAATCGAGTTCCGCGACCGCTCGTCGTCACTCCAGGAAGAGCATGTCGCCGTTCTTGAGCGACGTGTCCGGTTTAACGGGTTCGCCGTTGACGTTCACCGGGTCGTCGCCTTCTCCGTCCGTGAGCTGCTTGGCCGTCGAGCCCTTGGGCAGCTTGACCAGCTCGGGTTGTAACGGTCCAGCCTCGTCCTCCCGCCTCCACGTGATGACCATGACGCTCTCCTCGTTGACGGAgatggacggcgcggatAACTCGCCGAATGTGCCCCGGGTTTttcgcatcgccgcctgcagctccgccgcgtccttaGCCTTGAACATCGGCCcggcccgcgccctcggagccgcctcctccacctccttcgcgacgccAGCCTGCGCGATCGCGAAGATGGGGCTCTCCACCTCGCCGGACTGCCACTCCGCCTCCttgcgcgcgcgtctcgcccgcCTTCGCTCCGCCTTtgcagcctcggcggctcgctCCGCCGATTCTCGCAGATCCTCGCGAGCCTGCGCCAgagcctcctcgacggtCAAGTTggcgctccaccgccgctGCTTGGGGGGCACCTTCTCCATGAcggccgagccgccgccgcctaaACCCAAACCCGCGCGGAATCGATCCGagacggggacgcgacggtcCGTATCCAGACGCCCGGTCGTATCGCGGGGGTCCACGACGAGCGACGGTTCGTATCGAAAACCcgaaccgtcgtcgtcgtagtcgtcgtcgccagccgtgtcgtcgtcgtcgtcgtcgtcgtcgagcgagtcgaagccgtcggggaagggggcgtcgacgagctgcgGGGAGTCGGACAGGTACGCCTTGAGCACGGCCTGCATGGCGCGaaccctcgcggccgccatCTCGTCGTCCGGCGAGGTCTGCAACACGGCCGCAGGCGTTGCAggtccttcttcgccgcccgacgcctccgcctcgcccccggctgaggaggcgaagaaggaccCCCGCTCGAGTGTCtccccagccgccgccgccgccgccgcctcctcagccttctggtcgaacgccgcgatcacctcctccgcctcgagggcgacggccaTCTCGTTACActccacgtcgtccccggcgcagtcacccatcgacgccgccgcctcaacctccgcggcgcgcgccgctctcaGCGCCGtcacgagcgcctcctcgtccagcaactccgccgtcgtcgccagcttGCGGTCGAAGGCGTCCACCTTGTGCCAGCGGCCGTCGGAGCAGAGCGCAAACTCCAGGACGAGGTATCCCGGTCCGTTTTGCCTCGGCTCGACGCGGTTCGCGCGAACCGCTCGGTCCAGCGCGTCCCTGTGCAGGCCCATGGCGACCcactccgccgtctccgccagACCCGTGGACccgacgccgggcgccaggacgtcgccgcgcctcggttcgacgacgtggaTCCGGGACCCCTCCGCGAAGCACACCACCCCGGCGCtgagccgcccgccgccgcccgaggttCCGACGTCCCAGACGATCTGCACCGGCTGGCCGACGTACGATCGATCGACGTTGgtctccgccgtcggcgacgcccgcgcgcgcgcgacccccgcggcgacgacgtcgacgtcctcgggaccgccgcccccgccgtcgccgccgatcgccgATTCGTCATTGGGCCGCCGCTTGACGGCGTTGATGAAATCCTTGTAGAGCCaatgcgcggcgtcgccaaaCTCCGCAGCCTCGTGCATGGCCCTGGTACGGACCTGAAactcgaggagggcgccgtccGGACCGGTGACGGCGGTGTGGAGGGACTGGTACCCGCTTCGCTTCTTGTTCGCGACGTAATCGTCGTACTCGCCGGGGACGGCTCGGTAGAGCTTGTGGATCGCGTTGACGACGGCGTAGCacgcctccacctcgtcctTGGTGCCGGGCgcctcgccgggctcgccgatGACGATGCGGAGCGCCCTGGCGTCGCACACCTGGCCGAAGTCGATATTCTTCCTTCGCATCTTGAGGTGCGTGGAGTGGGCGGATTTCAGCCGCCCGGTGATCTCCACGCGGAGGCCCGGGGCAAGGGAATCGAGCTGCAACGaacgcatcgtcgtcgcctggCACTGGCGCAGGGAGCGGAGGGAGGCGTCCAGGGACGCACCCCCCACGGTTGGTCGgccatccgcggcggtcgcggcggtcgcctcgtccgccgccatcatcgccgccgccgccgccgccgccgtcctcgagtTCCGCTCCGAAGCCTGAAGCAAATCAAACGGGGGCACGCACGCGAGCAgagccttgagctcctcctgctcctccGTCAGGGGCTTGGCGCGCttctcgcgttcctcctccctcgcggcggccatcgcctccAGCCGCAcctgcctcgcgcgcctctccgcctccATGGCTCtctccttctcgccgcgcggactGTGTCTCCTCGGGGTACCCGCGTTTTCACCCCGGAGAACCCTCTCGAAGAACATctggacgtccgcgcccgtgggCGGCTCCCACGTCATCGTGAACGCGGACTtactcgccgcctcggacgtactcgcgtcgtcgtcgtcgtcggaggcgggTTCATCGGATTCCACCTCTGATGAAAgatccgtcgacgccgcgtcgtcctcggaaAGATCCGTCTTTGTCCGCGTCTTCGCCTTCTTGGAGGATTTGCCGTCATCCGGCCGGTACCACTCGTCCACCCTCGCGTTGATCACCGCCCTGAACGCGTCGGGGTTGACCACCGCGAAGGAGAGGTCCTCCATCTCGGCCTTGGCGCCGAACATCCCGAGCTGCTCCGCGAAGGAGCACCACACCTGGAGCGTCTCGTTAGCGACAAACTTCGACTTGGCCGAGTTGACCGCGTACATCGTCCGCATGTTGTGCAGCCTGTCGGCAATCTTGATCAGGAAAACCCTCGGGTCGTCCACCATCACCAGAAGGAGCTTGCGGAGCTTCGCCAGCTCCTCCAGTTCCATGGTGCCGATgtcctccgtcgtcgacgtgtcGATTCGCATCTGGcccgccgtcttcgccgcggcgtacgccgcctccgcgacgtcctcctcctcctttgGCCCCggcccgccagctgtgtcgccgccgcccggtgagtcaccgcccggtgagtcaccgccccccgccgctcgcgccgccgccgccgcccgcagGTTCAACTCCCCCTCCACGCTCCTTCGCTGGTACCGCCGCAAGATCTGCGGCAACTTTCCGAGGGTGCTCACGTCCTGCACCAGCTTCGCAACCCGACTGCCAAACTGCGCTCtcacgtcctcgacgtcgcactcggtgtcgtcgacgacgtcgtggaggatgcaagcggcgacggcgtcgacgtactTACGCTCGCCCCGTTCCGCTGCTCGTTGcgggagcagcgcggcgaggatcctGGCGGCTTCCACGCAGTGGGTGACGTACGGCTCGCCGCTGCGCCGGTACTGGCCGTGGTGCCAACGCtcggcgaagagcgccgcTCGGACGATCTTCGGGTGGCGGAATATCGGGTACGCGGAGCAGTCCACGCCGCACAGCACGATggcttcgtcggcgtcgggatcGTCCTCCGGGTCCTTGCCGAACACGAGCTCCTTGCCCACGCGTTCCCACAGCTGCGACACCAGGAGGAGGCCGGCGACTGGGAAGAagatcccggcggcggcgagcacggcgagTACGTTGACGTGGaagccgacggcgtcgtagTTGGCGAGGCCCGGGAAGAAGTGCGTGTCGGTGTGGAGGTGGAGGGTGTACGGGTGGGAGGTGACGTTGGGGACCGTCGCGGTCATCACGGCGTCCATCGTctcgcccatcgcgtcggcggtgccctCCACGAGGTCCGCGAGATCCCCCGGGctcaccgcgacgggcgacgcgcgagatcttccgcggcgtcccgatccgggcggtgcgcgccccgaccgcgccctacgccgcgatcgagacggttcggagggcgccgcggtccacGGCCTCGACGGCAACGCGCCGGCACCGCAGGATCCGCCCATCTTCCCCACCGGCGCGTGCCACGTGACAATTTCTCCCGCCAAACGCGCAGagctccgccggcgcgcccccgctccgccccgcgcgcgcctcttcgctcacgacgcgaccgccggcggcgcgtggaaCGTGggttcgaggaggcgcgcccgcgtcgatggagCCCCCGCGCACGTCTCAGCGCGCGGGAGGGCTTTGCCGCGAGCGGTtcgggaggacgacgccaggGACGCGGTCGAGGGGACTCGCGGTGGAATCTCGGAAAGTTCCAGGTGTCCAGCGGTGCGCCGCGAGTTTGGGACGAACGGACACGGGACCAAACGAGGGTTCGGGACCCAGGAATTTGACACGGCTGGAAAAACACGTGCTGACTCGGATACCATCGAAAAAAGCCCCCGAAAAGCGCGAGTTGCTTGTTAACCCGGGGGTTTGCGAACGcccctcgcgcacgacgaacgcgcccgaTGACGGCCCttcccgcgacggacggcgggtttgcgcctcgcgacgccgaggatgggTCCTGGGCATCCTCTttcgcctcccgcgtcgccgacctgCGCTCCGAAGGCGTCACCTACGAGGACAGCGCCTccttcctccgcgcgctgacGAAATCCGGCATCCTCCGGTTCACCGACATCAGGGACAGGCCGGACCGCTTCTTCCTCGCGCACCGGCTGctcgcgaggcacgcgcccGAGCACGGACCGGGGTTTTGGATCAGGTTCACGGTGCAGTTCAACCTCTTCGCCGggaccgtcgtcgccctcggcgggcCCGAGCATCTCAAGCAACTCGACGCCATACAAGACGCTGGCCAGCTGGGATGCTTCGGCCTCACCGAGCGGCTCGCGGGTGTCAACTCGGGTCTGGTCGTGAACACCACCGCACGCTGGGACCCCGCCACCGAGACGTTTATCATCGACTCCCCCAACGAGGGGAGCGCCAAGAACTGGATCTCGCAGGGCCTgtgcgcggagaaggcggtgTGCGTGGCGAACCTCACCGTGGGCCAGCAGCGGTGCGGCCCACACGCGTTTCTCATCGATTTGCGAGATCCGCGAGACGgacgcctcgcggcggggatcaCGGTGGGCGACATGGGGCGCAAGACCACCGGTAACGACCTGGACAACGCGTGGATCGAGTTccacgacgtgcgcgtcccaAAGTCCGCGTTGTTGAACCGGTacggcgacgtcgatgcgcgcgg
Encoded proteins:
- a CDS encoding predicted protein encodes the protein MAPARKLTRTSLFDRSALVAFLEDGLGPKRKDAAAKHCRAILHAAVRDAEAGLDAVNLSESRVPGIPKFARDQIPERFALITTTIADCQTSKDGSTTKMVVELQDGHRVESVVMRHDKGRVTLCVSSQVGCKMGCTFCATGTLGELGNLTSGEILEQLVHANRLFNDDGTGAGLRRVSGTAHGVRNLVFMGMGEPLNNYDAVVGAIGPMTDPNAFALAPSRVTVSTVGVVPKMRRLVRDAPGVCLALSLHAPNQRLREKIVPTATAYKLPDILSALDEYLATGPKVRTMIEYCVLGGVNDTTECARELGELMRHRDVIVNLIPYNPTATPMGHSPPKMEDVRAMCAVLTGPEFNQFTTVRHEMGQDISGACGQLALKKGPSVGNGNGGAGGCGTGDIEDIGGVVRGAAGDDGVGLRRRGGSGGSGGAGAAGGRRSKAEVDVERPQWTWEDVALVFLLVVAFGSFAVMVASLGYHLWHMGEAGEEH
- a CDS encoding RNA polymerase — translated: MAEAAILEQCRLHPEGIPDQDLAQKISHIPVNDRAQAINSLLSSRKLQIYKDGDTIVYRMVMQEEAVKFRGLASEDLLVYQIIQQSGNSGIWTKELKQRSNLAQAQITKIFKSLESRKLIKAVKSVSQQNRKVYMLYELEPSREITGGAWYTEHEYDAEFINVLREQCEKFIVGQGKVTLDQVSDFVKKTKLSHVELGKEEVLQIVNTLVYDGKVDQFDEHEKGEGDADDAKGDGDVGNDERDYGDGEKVTYYVPAAYPVPEKSAFTSVPCGVCPVFNECRPGGLISPETCVYMEEWLGLGMDPVDS
- a CDS encoding predicted protein, translated to MQFLEKGLSGLETAVHKVDALAAKVAVERGVAREAEPDELATDPSAFDTADAIRALATRLGEWTAPSSADGGRESKADLDATLTELEAAEAASSAAVARRDEAESRLADEIGVRDREESDATDEATGLERELERERAAHAMTRSQAESRARHMTDDSVEYDAMLEDATRATRERTAEAEAAEADVTAAGKLELGLTREAEEAEAAAEAAEAEAARAEEAEDALDGGSSRCSTDDKTARRLDELRAAVAAAEEEAARLAARERRAREAREASSSSPRGRGKEERERDHARRMADVNAQLARKRAQVVSLETEKSELEAKLATVLQRAAGGGRGGGGAGSSSFGVGVLGRGGLKRRGAGGDTAGDYRSNPADTPGRIGFRRRVRVVAGRVDALSAEAGRHLRRSGGWRSAMIVYVLSLHSLAFLILAVRALTAAPGK
- a CDS encoding predicted protein — translated: MARGVFDAEPAHAGGGASMMEPFEALKHARAEIARLGADNAALRREAHTLKTTVAELRESRERDDARTRLADDSRRSDALRHLTAAEDHVALLLGESRGRLDAMAREDGDRASGAKRGRLAGALDDDERRELELLRVEVREHVRARAEMDAEAEEREDELKEAYAHVKRLQEAARVAAS
- a CDS encoding predicted protein, coding for MSGDKILLAGAAMNGLYGLQIFSDQDKAAETFYGQTKPAQSEKGVGQWLGFSNLASAAMLAVVANTTDENTKTNVKKVMIGVSLAGALIAKNQVDEFGFDKKQSDMAIGANLALAAVAARDVFGEKK
- a CDS encoding TAP42 like family protein (TAP42-like family. The TOR signalling pathway activates a cell-growth program in response to nutrients. TIP41 (PFAM:PF04176) interacts with TAP42 and negatively regulates the TOR signaling pathway. expressed), translated to MPQIITSFRAGGGPSPTPRPRMSNPEELPLAQNFARGLDVYTRLQSTSVDDDEISQAAAALRQAALQADRAGVLSANEVLDDIATSDLKYVLCEFYLAEVVSRTRAPNPAARAPFAAEAADALEAFLRRCEVHDLLTPEAKRQREGLKRGPGAQNADPGTARADKVARFRRERAIRARLEELDVTRRRRAEEALLNADWDDEDPDASPEDEVEERERWTLLIEDAVAKSLDNLDHLARELEMIAARDELAAARPAGRPRAGGVNARAGRGVYTLMPDGAVVPGFHDASNGSASSIGGQPTGQQTASVPPELMESLRRMYGTGVAGGSARSAERIRSEVFRPSHVLPTMTVEQAGEIEHREMMERQRAQAENAARRAREESEMTQEEREERDLAKARSWDEFKDDNPFGHGNSKLRPCS
- a CDS encoding predicted protein produces the protein MGDEGAAVYNCLLCDSYALVILGILPDRKLARGTKGRGAYEDLLEEFQLAKCGGPGGTNRVMMLPCPTCNAFANRYELDQVAHGEFLRQGMAVLTPSFLVSFEDGQSQPLYRDENAGNDGKPRWRLCQGVGPAGLELDRSRTGRIHKPSLAPFGVDIRPLTLPEQLRGPRELSEAVHEACAFAEAMHVESEDPRAALTRWVRATGERAGVTGGARPVLENWGEARAAMEVTDETARYMDEVVRERMIREMGAF